One window of uncultured Trichococcus sp. genomic DNA carries:
- a CDS encoding saccharopine dehydrogenase family protein, translated as MSRALIIGAGGVSNVVCHKCAQNSEVFEEFMIASRTKSKCDEIKDRIESGIYAGRSKITTAQVDANNVPELVALINEYKPDIVINVALPYQDLTIMDACLETKTDYVDTANYEPEDTAKFEYKWQWDYRERFEKAGITALLGSGFDPGVTSVFSAYAQKHHFDEIHTIDILDCNGGDHGYPFATNFNPEINIREVTANGSYWENGKWIETEPMEIKREYNFDQVGKKDMYLLHHEEIESLALNIKGIKRIRFFMTFGESYLTHLKVLENVGMTSIEPIEFEGKQIVPLQFLKAVLPDPASLGPRTKGKTNIGNIFTGIKDGKEKTYYIYNVCDHEECYKEVGSQAVSYTTGVPAMIGAAMVLTGQWKKPGVYNIEEFDPDPFMEALNVYGLPWQEDFNPTLVD; from the coding sequence TGAGTAGAGCTTTAATTATTGGTGCCGGTGGCGTTTCCAACGTCGTATGCCATAAATGTGCCCAAAATTCAGAAGTGTTCGAAGAATTTATGATTGCCAGTCGTACAAAGTCAAAATGCGATGAAATCAAAGATCGGATCGAAAGCGGCATTTATGCTGGGCGTTCCAAAATCACGACTGCCCAAGTGGATGCGAACAATGTTCCTGAATTAGTGGCGCTGATCAATGAATACAAACCGGATATCGTGATTAATGTGGCTTTGCCATACCAAGACTTGACCATCATGGATGCCTGTCTTGAAACAAAAACTGATTATGTCGACACAGCGAACTATGAACCGGAAGATACAGCAAAATTTGAATACAAATGGCAATGGGATTACCGCGAGCGTTTCGAAAAAGCCGGCATCACCGCGTTGTTGGGATCAGGCTTTGACCCGGGCGTAACGAGCGTATTCTCTGCCTACGCGCAGAAACACCATTTCGATGAAATCCATACGATCGATATCCTGGACTGCAACGGCGGCGACCATGGCTATCCATTCGCTACAAACTTCAATCCGGAGATCAACATCCGCGAAGTGACCGCGAACGGAAGCTATTGGGAAAACGGCAAGTGGATCGAAACGGAACCGATGGAAATCAAGCGGGAATACAATTTCGATCAAGTCGGCAAGAAAGATATGTACTTGCTGCACCACGAAGAAATCGAATCTTTGGCTTTGAACATCAAAGGCATCAAACGCATCCGTTTCTTCATGACTTTCGGCGAAAGCTATCTGACGCATTTGAAGGTATTGGAGAACGTCGGCATGACTTCCATCGAGCCGATCGAATTCGAAGGCAAACAAATCGTGCCGCTGCAATTCCTGAAAGCCGTGCTGCCTGATCCCGCTTCATTGGGACCACGCACGAAAGGAAAAACGAACATTGGTAACATCTTCACCGGCATCAAGGACGGCAAAGAGAAGACTTACTACATCTACAACGTCTGCGATCATGAAGAATGCTACAAAGAAGTCGGCTCACAAGCCGTTTCCTACACAACCGGCGTCCCTGCGATGATCGGGGCAGCCATGGTCCTGACCGGACAATGGAAGAAACCAGGCGTGTACAACATCGAGGAATTCGATCCGGATCCATTCATGGAAGCATTGAACGTCTACGGCTTGCCTTGGCAAGAGGACTTCAATCCTACCCTGGTCGACTAG